The Thermoanaerobacterales bacterium genomic sequence CCGCCTGGCGCGGGCGCTGGATCGAGCGGGGAAACGTACGCATTATGCCCACCTACCACCCGGCCGCGCTGCTTCGCGACCCGAGCAAGAAGCGCCCGGTCTGGGAGGACATCCAGGCCGTCCGGGACGCCTACCGCGAGCTGGACGCCGCCGGTCCGTCCAACCCACAGACCTCATAACATTTGCTTCCCAGGGCATGGCGTTTGCTCATTGGCGCTCACCAGGGCGCGGTCCAGGCGACCGCGCCTTCTCTTTTCGCCAGACGCAAAAGGTGGCAGTAACGCGCCTCGGCGGCGTTCAAGAGGTGAACGGCCACCTCCGCCGTATCCAGAGGTACTTCGTTGAAGATCCTCCAGGCTGCTTGCCAGTCGCGGCGGGCTTTCTCCACTTCGGTTACCAGGTCGTGTCCGGCGGAGTCGTCCGGGTACACAGTGGCCACCTCCTTCATTCATTGGCAGAAATTTATGCGCCGGCAACCGGCATTAGAAGGCCGTCCCGGCGAATGCTAAAAAGGAAGGAGGATGCCCGAAATGCCCAGAAAATGGTTCGGCCTGCTGGCCGTTTTGATAGTCGCCGGCCTGCTGCTGGCCCCCGGCTGCGGGCAGAAGAAGGCCGAGCGCAAGCCGGCGGAGAAGAAGCCGCGCATCGCCTTCGCCCTGGCCGACATGCGCCGCGACGGCAATCAGGCCGTCCGGAAGGCGGTCGACGAGGCCGCCAAGCGTGACGGGAACCGGATTACCTGGCTGGACGCGAAGGGCGACCCGCTGCAGCAGGAGCGGGATATCGAAAAGCTACTGAAGCAGAAGGTGGACGTGGCCGTCATCCAGTTCGCGGATCCGGCGGGAGGCGGCCCCCTGGTCCGGCGGCTGGCGACGGGCAAGGTGCGGGTCATAGCACTGGAAAACCTGCCCCCCGACACCCCGGTGGACGGTTTCATCACCTCGGACCACCGCCTGGCCGGGCAGCTCCAGGCGCGGTTCGTAATCCAACGGCTCGGAGCCGGGACTTCGGGGCGGGTCCTGATCCTGCAGGGCGACCCCGCGGACCCGATGGCCCAGCAGATCACGGAGAGCGCCCGGACCTACCTGGAGCAGAACTCGGCTTTTACGGTTGAGGTCAAGAGCCACCCCCGCTGGGACCCGAAGGCCGCGGCGGCAACCCTCGAACAGGCCCTGGACGCCGGGCCGCCGGCGGCCGTCCTGGCCAATGAGAGCCGGATGGCCATGGCCGCCGTCGAGGTCCTGCGCACCCGCGGGCTCCAC encodes the following:
- a CDS encoding DUF2508 family protein, whose amino-acid sequence is MYPDDSAGHDLVTEVEKARRDWQAAWRIFNEVPLDTAEVAVHLLNAAEARYCHLLRLAKREGAVAWTAPW
- a CDS encoding substrate-binding domain-containing protein, whose amino-acid sequence is MPRKWFGLLAVLIVAGLLLAPGCGQKKAERKPAEKKPRIAFALADMRRDGNQAVRKAVDEAAKRDGNRITWLDAKGDPLQQERDIEKLLKQKVDVAVIQFADPAGGGPLVRRLATGKVRVIALENLPPDTPVDGFITSDHRLAGQLQARFVIQRLGAGTSGRVLILQGDPADPMAQQITESARTYLEQNSAFTVEVKSHPRWDPKAAAATLEQALDAGPPAAVLANESRMAMAAVEVLRTRGLHGEVLTAGVGADRTAAEALVAGQHDAEVDVQPDMLGRFAYDAAVSTARDRRWNYDTQTVNGNYSIPTRIIPVRLVDSENAFLLEERLGQAPKGGRGQGGSQSGGGSSSGSSGGGAGGGGQGGQQQQQKKKTRLIITTQDGKTMEMEIDGEVKKIEARPTGAAAAGGGGQGGGT